The Chitinophagales bacterium genome has a window encoding:
- a CDS encoding LysR family transcriptional regulator, translating into MNYTLNQLQIFLKITQTQSVTKAAEQLHLTQPAVSIQLKKFQDQFDIPLTESIGRNIYITDFGYEIAQAAEKILEQVYDINYKMHAYKGQLIGKLKVSIVSTGKYVMPYFLTDFMKLSTGVDLLLDVTNKSRVIESLEKNEVDFALVSILPTNLKVEKVDLITNKLYLVGNSNNHLKKKGYRAELLKELPLIFREKGSGTREAMSRFFKSQNINILKKMELTSNEAVKQAVIAGLGYSVMPLIGIRNELYNKQLTIIPVKGLPIETTWSLIWLKGKEHTNVAEALLNYIKEKKEGIVHEHFRWYEEYK; encoded by the coding sequence ATGAATTACACTCTTAATCAACTACAGATATTTTTAAAAATTACGCAGACGCAAAGCGTTACAAAGGCTGCCGAACAACTGCACTTGACGCAGCCTGCAGTATCTATACAATTAAAAAAGTTTCAGGATCAATTTGACATACCATTAACCGAGAGTATAGGAAGGAATATATACATAACTGATTTTGGATATGAAATAGCACAGGCAGCAGAAAAGATCCTGGAACAGGTATACGATATTAACTATAAGATGCATGCTTACAAAGGTCAGTTGATAGGTAAACTTAAGGTATCAATTGTTTCGACCGGTAAATATGTAATGCCGTACTTTTTAACTGATTTCATGAAATTAAGTACCGGTGTTGATCTACTATTGGACGTAACCAACAAAAGCCGGGTGATTGAAAGCCTGGAAAAGAATGAAGTTGATTTTGCCCTAGTCTCAATATTGCCCACTAATCTTAAAGTTGAAAAAGTTGATCTTATTACCAATAAATTATACCTGGTAGGCAATTCGAATAACCACTTAAAGAAAAAGGGATACCGTGCCGAATTGTTGAAAGAGCTACCACTGATATTTCGCGAAAAAGGATCAGGCACACGTGAAGCAATGTCCCGGTTTTTCAAGTCTCAGAACATCAATATCCTAAAAAAAATGGAGCTGACTTCTAATGAGGCTGTAAAACAGGCTGTAATTGCAGGCCTGGGATACTCGGTAATGCCATTAATAGGCATCAGGAATGAGTTGTACAATAAACAGTTAACGATAATACCCGTAAAGGGGTTGCCTATTGAAACAACATGGTCACTTATATGGCTAAAAGGTAAAGAGCATACAAATGTTGCAGAGGCATTATTGAACTACATAAAAGAGAAGAAGGAGGGTATTGTTCATGAACATTTCAGATGGTACGAGGAATACAAATAA
- a CDS encoding ATP-binding cassette domain-containing protein: protein MSSKRPVNRILEILKFERKEISAIYFYAILAGLVQLTLPLGIQSIISFVLGGSISTSLVLLITLVVFGVFVNGLLQVNQMKIIEKIQQQLFVRYSFLYAYNLQKIDLKGISDYYLPELVNRFFDVISLQKGISKLLLDIPTATIQIVFGLILLSFYHPAFILFGLLLVFILYIILQYTGNRGLETSIKESTHKYRVAAHLEEIARMSRSYKFIDNSFALKKADIHVSNYLEARTSHFKILLIQYWSLIGFKLLITAAMLIVGAVLLVNQQLNIGQFIAAEIVIILVINSVEKLIVNLDKVYDVLTSLEKINVVLEKPLEGTGSLKYSPGNSGIEIKANSVSFTYGERDVLEDINLEICSGEKIFVEGMPGSGKSSLLYILSGIYQPTSGEVTFDNVPLNNYLVEDIRKRISVLFSESGVISGSIMNNIMMGRDISYDKVDKVARITGLREFVAEIKDGYDRIIQPSACHLPDDIIQKILLTRALLTEPKLLLMDTPFKGLSAERVVSVLEYINTHMKDTTVVIADTSCINKEYFNKVIGLSNGKILNSDNRS, encoded by the coding sequence ATGAGTAGCAAAAGACCCGTCAATAGAATACTGGAAATTCTAAAGTTTGAGCGAAAGGAGATATCAGCCATATATTTTTATGCCATATTAGCTGGATTGGTACAGCTAACCCTGCCGCTTGGTATTCAATCCATTATTAGCTTTGTGTTAGGAGGTTCAATATCAACCTCTCTGGTACTTCTTATTACACTTGTAGTTTTCGGTGTTTTCGTCAATGGCCTGTTACAGGTAAACCAAATGAAAATTATTGAAAAAATTCAGCAACAACTTTTTGTACGCTACTCATTCCTATATGCATATAATCTACAGAAAATAGATCTGAAAGGCATCAGCGATTACTATTTGCCCGAATTGGTAAATAGATTTTTTGACGTGATCTCCTTACAAAAGGGAATTTCAAAATTATTGTTAGACATTCCAACCGCAACGATTCAGATAGTGTTTGGGCTTATACTCTTGTCCTTTTACCATCCGGCTTTCATTTTATTTGGCCTCCTGTTGGTTTTTATCCTTTATATCATATTACAGTATACAGGCAATAGAGGCCTGGAAACAAGTATAAAGGAGAGTACTCATAAATACCGCGTAGCTGCGCATCTTGAAGAAATAGCAAGGATGTCGCGGTCTTACAAGTTTATAGATAATTCATTTGCACTGAAGAAAGCGGATATCCACGTAAGTAATTACCTGGAGGCACGAACATCACACTTCAAAATACTTCTTATTCAGTATTGGTCTTTAATAGGGTTCAAATTGTTGATCACAGCTGCAATGCTAATAGTTGGTGCCGTGTTACTTGTAAATCAACAATTAAACATCGGTCAGTTTATTGCAGCTGAAATTGTCATAATCCTGGTTATTAACTCCGTAGAAAAGTTGATCGTCAATCTCGACAAAGTTTATGATGTGTTGACATCTCTGGAAAAGATAAATGTAGTACTGGAGAAACCGCTTGAAGGAACAGGTAGTCTTAAATATTCGCCCGGCAATTCCGGAATTGAGATCAAAGCGAATAGTGTATCTTTTACCTACGGCGAAAGGGATGTGTTGGAAGATATCAACCTGGAAATATGTTCAGGGGAAAAGATATTTGTGGAAGGTATGCCGGGCTCAGGCAAAAGCTCGTTGCTGTATATATTAAGTGGTATTTATCAACCAACTTCAGGGGAGGTAACCTTTGATAATGTGCCGTTGAACAATTACCTGGTTGAAGATATAAGAAAGCGCATTTCGGTATTGTTCTCTGAGTCGGGAGTTATCAGCGGATCAATTATGAATAATATCATGATGGGTAGGGACATCTCTTACGATAAAGTAGACAAAGTAGCACGGATTACCGGTTTAAGAGAGTTTGTTGCGGAAATAAAAGATGGCTATGATAGGATCATACAGCCGTCTGCCTGCCATTTGCCAGACGACATCATACAAAAAATATTACTTACCAGGGCGCTGTTGACCGAACCGAAATTGTTGCTGATGGATACTCCTTTCAAAGGCTTATCAGCAGAAAGAGTTGTCAGTGTGCTTGAGTATATAAATACCCATATGAAAGATACGACTGTTGTTATCGCGGATACTTCGTGCATAAACAAAGAGTATTTCAACAAAGTCATTGGATTGAGTAATGGGAAAATATTGAATTCTGACAATAGATCGTAA
- a CDS encoding HlyD family efflux transporter periplasmic adaptor subunit: MKEVKKIVGSITKENEIRSFSTVYRVDKVSKIRRWVAGIFVTLAIIIFLPWTQNIRARGSVTTLRQEDRPQELNSIIPGKIVKWYVKEGDFVNAGDTIVQLAEIKDEYLDPQLTQRISEQIVAKKSSIRAYNDKIAATRAQITALEKALEFKLQQLKMKVTSDSIEAVAATNALKIADEQYKRQLVMRDSGLVSKVQLEQRNQKYQDALAKATGTEIKYSNSLIELSQIRQEYAEKIMKARSEIAATESYVAVSEGELSKLNNQYTNYTIRAGQYYLKAPQDGQVVKATKAGLNEIVKDGEKLVQIVPGKVQHAVEIFVRPVDLPLLSVGTEVRFLFDGFPAIVFSGWPNTSYGTFTGEVAAIESSVSSNGKFRVLVKEEKQKKPWPPGLTIGAGASAIILLNDVPIWYELWRNINGFPPDYYRPDMDNDIKTKK, translated from the coding sequence ATGAAAGAAGTAAAAAAAATTGTCGGTAGCATAACGAAAGAGAATGAGATTCGGTCATTCTCAACGGTATATAGAGTAGATAAAGTAAGCAAGATAAGACGATGGGTTGCTGGCATATTTGTCACGTTAGCTATAATAATATTTTTGCCCTGGACGCAGAATATCAGGGCACGTGGCTCTGTAACAACATTACGCCAGGAAGACAGGCCGCAGGAACTTAACTCAATAATACCCGGTAAAATTGTAAAATGGTATGTCAAGGAAGGAGATTTTGTTAATGCAGGCGACACAATTGTACAGCTGGCAGAAATAAAAGATGAATACCTGGACCCGCAATTAACCCAAAGAATATCAGAGCAGATTGTTGCAAAAAAGTCATCAATAAGGGCGTATAACGATAAGATAGCTGCTACAAGAGCACAGATAACAGCTTTGGAAAAAGCGCTGGAATTCAAACTACAGCAACTGAAAATGAAAGTGACAAGCGATAGCATTGAGGCTGTTGCTGCAACTAATGCCTTAAAAATTGCGGATGAGCAATATAAGCGACAGTTAGTGATGAGAGACAGCGGTCTGGTGTCAAAGGTTCAGTTAGAACAGAGAAACCAAAAATATCAGGATGCATTGGCTAAAGCAACGGGCACAGAAATTAAGTATTCAAATTCGTTGATCGAGCTGAGCCAAATACGCCAGGAATACGCTGAGAAAATAATGAAAGCCCGAAGTGAAATAGCAGCAACAGAAAGTTATGTAGCTGTGTCGGAAGGTGAATTATCCAAGTTGAATAATCAATATACTAATTATACTATTCGCGCCGGGCAATATTATCTCAAAGCCCCGCAGGATGGACAGGTGGTTAAAGCTACGAAAGCTGGGTTAAATGAAATTGTTAAAGACGGGGAAAAACTTGTGCAGATAGTGCCCGGGAAAGTGCAACATGCAGTAGAAATATTCGTTCGCCCGGTAGATCTGCCACTACTTTCAGTTGGAACAGAGGTTAGGTTTTTGTTTGATGGATTTCCTGCAATTGTATTTAGTGGATGGCCTAATACATCCTACGGAACATTTACCGGCGAAGTAGCTGCCATTGAAAGTTCTGTTAGTAGTAACGGAAAATTCAGGGTACTGGTTAAAGAAGAAAAACAAAAAAAGCCATGGCCACCAGGACTTACTATTGGTGCAGGTGCATCTGCAATAATATTATTGAACGACGTACCAATATGGTATGAGCTATGGCGTAATATTAACGGCTTCCCTCCTGACTACTACAGACCAGATATGGATAACGATATAAAGACCAAAAAGTAA
- a CDS encoding TolC family protein, whose translation MHLRRLILFILLSLNSGTVFGLDSLFYLSKDEVISIVKKFHPVVKQADVRIDRMGFEVTSARGAFDPRISAVSRQKTLDGKQYYNYLNPELKIPTWYGIDIQAGMEETYGSNVNPESTFGKSSYAGVNMSILNGLLFDERRATLRKAIAYRSMSEVEKMLVENNTVLDAVTKYWEWVNAYYTYTLYSRVIEVNKNRLKFIRLEYEQGNRAAIDTVEAITQLQTYLLAENEAWVKFLNTGIELSTFLWMDSNTPFEWHDNILPDTMELHRRVAPENIPALELLISKAYANHPKLNLFEYKFQALQIEKKLKQQEFLPTVNVKANLLNKGYKTPENLSMAFLENNYAAGVELKMPLLFRKSYGGYKATTLKIRETELEQSYTQIQIENKIKAYYTEVTNLYKQIALYEDAYQNFHRMYYAEMTRYDIGESNLFLINSRENKLLQTNQKLIELKAKWHIKYISLLWAVGVINYS comes from the coding sequence ATGCATTTGAGGAGATTGATACTATTTATTTTATTAAGCCTGAATTCCGGCACGGTATTCGGTCTGGATTCGCTGTTTTACTTATCCAAAGACGAAGTAATAAGTATTGTAAAAAAATTCCACCCCGTTGTAAAACAGGCCGATGTCAGAATTGACAGGATGGGTTTTGAAGTGACCTCTGCCAGAGGTGCGTTCGACCCACGTATTTCAGCGGTTTCCAGGCAAAAGACACTCGACGGCAAGCAGTACTACAATTATCTCAATCCTGAACTAAAGATACCTACATGGTATGGTATAGATATACAGGCTGGAATGGAGGAAACATATGGCAGCAACGTTAACCCCGAGTCAACATTTGGGAAAAGCAGTTATGCCGGAGTGAACATGTCTATACTGAACGGATTGCTTTTTGATGAACGTAGAGCCACTTTGAGAAAAGCAATCGCATACAGGAGTATGAGCGAGGTGGAGAAAATGTTGGTAGAAAACAATACGGTATTGGATGCCGTAACCAAATATTGGGAATGGGTGAATGCGTACTACACTTACACGCTCTATTCACGTGTTATAGAAGTAAATAAAAACAGGTTAAAATTTATCAGGTTAGAATATGAACAGGGTAATCGGGCAGCGATAGATACGGTTGAGGCCATTACCCAACTGCAAACTTATCTATTGGCAGAAAATGAAGCCTGGGTGAAATTTTTAAATACAGGTATTGAATTGTCAACTTTTCTGTGGATGGACAGCAACACGCCATTTGAATGGCATGATAATATCCTGCCTGATACAATGGAATTGCACCGCAGGGTCGCTCCTGAAAATATTCCGGCGTTAGAACTATTAATTTCTAAAGCATATGCCAATCACCCTAAGCTGAACTTATTTGAATATAAGTTTCAGGCATTGCAGATCGAAAAGAAATTAAAACAACAGGAATTTTTACCAACAGTTAACGTAAAGGCAAACCTGTTAAACAAGGGGTACAAAACACCCGAAAACCTCTCAATGGCCTTTCTTGAAAATAACTATGCTGCCGGCGTTGAGTTGAAAATGCCGCTCCTTTTCAGAAAGTCTTACGGCGGATACAAGGCAACTACATTGAAGATCAGGGAAACCGAATTAGAACAGTCATACACTCAGATTCAAATAGAAAATAAGATAAAGGCATACTATACAGAGGTGACCAATTTGTATAAACAAATTGCCCTGTATGAAGATGCCTATCAAAATTTTCATAGAATGTATTATGCCGAAATGACCAGGTATGATATTGGTGAAAGTAATCTCTTCCTGATCAACTCAAGGGAGAACAAACTATTACAAACAAATCAGAAACTCATTGAGTTAAAGGCAAAATGGCATATCAAATACATTAGTTTACTGTGGGCGGTCGGCGTAATTAATTACTCCTGA
- a CDS encoding proton-conducting membrane transporter, with protein sequence MEYTLTSSNLFYLDSLGLVMIGLVTFVSLCIGSFAIRYMNGDRRRKAFFSNLPALVLTVVIMVSTDHILLLLASWGLSNFLLTRLMLHKKDWEAARQSSLLATRNFAIGFLLLGAALMIMYSNTGETSIRGIIATSFESGWMILSSLLLLLAAMTQSALWPFHRWLTSSLNSPTPVSAIMHAGLVNGGGFLLARFAPVLIRQPEVLSIMFTAGIVTALVGTLWKLMQSDIKRMLASSTMGQMGFMIAQCGLGLFPAAVAHLCWHGLFKAYLFLSSGSAAKEKRLDLDYPPSFRHFSMALVCGVLAAYMFSLTSGKQITTTDTTLFLVFLAMIAGAQFALPIIRGNAKTRLPLAIVAGIVMGACYGFSVHMIEQALEPLAISMPQQLNAIHLIAAALLTISWLAMLFARPARQKQYPQWLLRGYVQMLNASQPHPKTITAHRNKYQY encoded by the coding sequence ATGGAATACACACTAACGAGTAGCAACTTATTTTATCTCGACAGTTTGGGGTTGGTAATGATCGGGCTGGTGACTTTCGTGTCCTTATGTATAGGCTCTTTCGCAATTCGTTACATGAACGGCGACAGAAGGCGAAAAGCGTTTTTCTCCAATTTGCCGGCACTTGTACTAACCGTGGTTATTATGGTTAGCACAGATCATATTCTCTTACTGCTGGCCTCCTGGGGACTAAGCAACTTTTTGTTGACAAGACTGATGCTGCACAAAAAAGACTGGGAGGCTGCAAGGCAGTCATCTCTTCTGGCAACCAGGAACTTTGCGATCGGATTTTTACTGCTGGGTGCTGCGTTAATGATCATGTATAGCAATACAGGGGAAACTTCGATACGGGGTATTATTGCGACATCTTTTGAGTCAGGCTGGATGATACTAAGCAGTCTGCTGCTGCTACTTGCTGCCATGACACAATCTGCTTTGTGGCCTTTTCACCGTTGGCTTACCAGTTCTTTAAATTCACCGACACCGGTATCCGCGATCATGCATGCAGGGTTGGTTAATGGAGGAGGCTTCTTGCTGGCTCGTTTTGCTCCTGTATTGATACGTCAACCGGAGGTGCTGAGCATAATGTTCACTGCGGGAATAGTAACTGCCTTGGTGGGAACACTATGGAAATTGATGCAGAGTGATATAAAGCGTATGCTTGCAAGCTCTACTATGGGGCAAATGGGTTTTATGATCGCCCAGTGTGGCCTGGGTTTGTTCCCGGCTGCGGTAGCACACTTGTGCTGGCACGGTCTGTTCAAAGCTTACCTCTTCCTGTCTTCCGGTTCTGCAGCCAAAGAAAAACGTCTAGACCTGGACTACCCCCCGTCATTCAGGCACTTTTCTATGGCACTGGTATGCGGGGTACTTGCCGCATATATGTTCTCACTCACCAGTGGGAAACAAATAACAACCACAGACACGACATTATTCCTGGTCTTCCTTGCCATGATCGCGGGGGCGCAGTTTGCTCTGCCAATTATTAGGGGCAACGCAAAAACAAGGTTGCCTTTAGCCATAGTTGCCGGTATAGTGATGGGGGCATGTTATGGGTTCAGCGTGCATATGATCGAGCAGGCACTCGAACCGCTTGCAATATCAATGCCGCAGCAACTCAATGCGATACACTTAATTGCTGCTGCATTACTCACAATATCCTGGCTGGCCATGCTGTTTGCAAGGCCAGCCAGGCAAAAACAATACCCGCAATGGTTGCTGAGAGGTTATGTGCAAATGCTCAATGCAAGTCAGCCACATCCTAAAACTATTACAGCTCACCGCAATAAATATCAATATTAA
- a CDS encoding DUF2309 domain-containing protein, which produces MAPFWPLKNLIAVNPAAGFEDLKFEDGLRQANVYFQQKELPVEMQQVNRESIKWLQAFFDQGQSTIHMPLRSRGLLKSVLSLIRFDKPVHKNHKQKIQWLENLPQSPDGIIAETLSQLGIQSPDQEQFLTLMLTTLPGWAAHVQYRTNWADAQDAVHPHPVTQAEYLALRLVLTSLIWPGAKELLRWHRQALQKADTTRTYSSISGSEITYQQGLVQQLKAAQAPQNSTRADAQLVFCIDVRSEPFRRALETQGNYETYGFAGFFGVPVSIENTVTGESYASCPVLLKPAYQVKETPDVSHQTCRDGHDRLQGIRKLYQSLKYTFTTPFSLVEAMGLASGLWMGVRSLSPQGAASLRSAVKRSIAKDYTVTPDITGIPIGQQVAFGSGALKMMGLTENFAPLVVLCGHGSTTENNAYATALDCGACGGRHGAPNARILATILNNREVRTELKKQQIEIPGDTLFLAAEHNTTTDEVEIYSGHTEGGFALQVQKLRNDLELARNENSCRRSAELGVKTSIKEAGKATALRAKDWAQVRPEWGLAGNAAFIVGPRWLTRDVNLEGRSFLHSYEWEKDNDGSSLTTILTAPMVVAQWINAQYFFSTLDNVAFGGGSKVTKNITGKIGIMQGNASDLMHGLPLQSVYRSDDEPYHQLMRLTVVVYAPKERIEKIVHQHAVLQKLFGNGWVHMICFDPREKKQFQLNLDLTWAHFG; this is translated from the coding sequence ATCGCACCGTTCTGGCCGTTAAAAAATCTGATAGCAGTCAATCCGGCCGCCGGGTTCGAAGATCTGAAATTTGAAGATGGACTAAGGCAGGCGAACGTATATTTCCAGCAAAAGGAACTGCCGGTAGAGATGCAGCAGGTAAACCGGGAATCAATAAAATGGCTGCAGGCATTTTTTGACCAGGGACAGTCAACCATACATATGCCGCTGCGCAGCAGAGGCTTACTAAAAAGTGTATTATCGCTGATACGGTTCGACAAGCCTGTACACAAGAATCATAAGCAGAAAATACAATGGCTGGAAAATCTGCCGCAAAGCCCCGATGGTATAATTGCTGAGACACTCTCTCAACTGGGCATACAATCGCCCGACCAGGAACAGTTTTTGACACTGATGCTGACAACGTTACCCGGCTGGGCTGCTCATGTTCAATATCGTACAAATTGGGCGGATGCTCAGGATGCGGTGCACCCGCATCCTGTTACACAGGCAGAATACCTGGCACTAAGGTTGGTGCTGACCAGCCTGATCTGGCCCGGGGCAAAAGAGCTGCTCAGGTGGCACAGGCAAGCGCTGCAAAAAGCAGATACTACCCGCACATACAGCAGTATTTCAGGCAGTGAGATTACTTACCAACAAGGCCTGGTGCAACAGCTTAAGGCAGCACAAGCACCTCAAAACAGCACAAGGGCAGATGCGCAACTGGTATTTTGTATCGATGTGCGTTCAGAGCCTTTCAGGCGTGCCCTGGAGACTCAGGGGAACTATGAAACTTATGGATTTGCCGGGTTCTTCGGTGTCCCGGTCTCAATAGAGAATACAGTAACAGGAGAATCTTACGCATCCTGCCCCGTACTTCTGAAGCCAGCCTATCAGGTAAAAGAAACGCCGGACGTTTCTCATCAAACCTGCCGGGATGGACACGACAGGCTACAGGGGATCAGAAAACTATACCAATCGCTTAAGTACACTTTTACCACACCATTCAGCCTGGTTGAGGCCATGGGCCTGGCAAGCGGATTGTGGATGGGCGTCAGAAGCCTGTCACCGCAGGGCGCAGCATCACTGCGATCCGCTGTAAAAAGATCGATAGCCAAAGATTATACGGTTACTCCTGACATAACCGGCATACCGATCGGTCAGCAGGTGGCCTTCGGATCCGGAGCACTGAAAATGATGGGCCTGACAGAAAACTTTGCACCATTGGTTGTTTTATGCGGACATGGCAGCACAACTGAAAATAATGCTTATGCTACTGCGCTGGACTGCGGGGCATGCGGCGGCAGGCATGGTGCTCCCAATGCCCGCATACTTGCAACGATCCTGAATAATAGAGAGGTGCGGACTGAACTGAAAAAGCAGCAGATTGAAATACCCGGCGATACATTATTCCTGGCAGCAGAGCATAATACTACTACCGATGAAGTAGAAATATACAGCGGGCATACAGAAGGTGGTTTTGCATTGCAGGTGCAAAAACTCCGGAACGACCTTGAGCTGGCAAGGAATGAGAATAGTTGCCGGCGAAGTGCTGAATTAGGTGTCAAAACAAGTATTAAAGAGGCCGGAAAAGCAACAGCATTGCGCGCTAAAGATTGGGCCCAGGTTCGCCCGGAATGGGGGTTGGCCGGGAATGCGGCCTTCATTGTTGGGCCCAGGTGGCTGACAAGAGATGTCAACCTGGAAGGACGTTCTTTCCTGCACTCTTACGAATGGGAAAAAGATAATGACGGATCATCATTGACAACCATTCTAACAGCGCCAATGGTCGTAGCACAATGGATCAATGCCCAATACTTTTTCTCCACTCTGGACAATGTTGCCTTTGGTGGGGGTAGCAAGGTCACCAAGAATATTACAGGTAAGATCGGTATCATGCAGGGAAACGCCAGCGACCTGATGCACGGGCTGCCTCTACAGTCGGTATATAGATCTGATGATGAACCGTACCACCAACTCATGAGATTAACAGTGGTAGTGTATGCACCAAAAGAGAGGATTGAAAAGATAGTTCACCAGCACGCAGTTTTGCAAAAACTCTTTGGAAATGGCTGGGTACACATGATATGCTTTGACCCGCGTGAAAAAAAGCAGTTTCAACTGAACCTGGATCTGACATGGGCGCACTTCGGCTAA